TTGCGAAATGACAGTATCCAATTGAGGACCGAAGGCGTCGCGGACCTGTCCCGGTGCAGGCTCACCTGAGGTGACTACTTCGGAGCCGGTAAGCACGACGGCGACCCTCGGCTTGCGTTGTATCCGGACGTGATCGTGGCCTGCTACAGCGGCCAGGGCGATGTGTGCCGGGTTGAGGAGGGTGCCGGCGTGTATGAGGACGTCGCCGGTGGTGGCTTCTTCTCCGGCCGGACGAATGTGACGGCCGGGGAGTGTTTCGTCGGGCGTTGAATCGGGCCTGAGGGTGAGGTGCCCGGCGTCGGAGACGCGGCCGCTCTCCTTACGCAGGATGGACGTGGCACCTGCGGGGACGAGCCCTCCGGTGGCGATAGCGCTGGCTTGCCCTGCGGCGAGCGGCCCACCCGGCGTGGTTAACTTCCATGGGCCGCCGCCGTTAATGGCCCAACCGTCCATGGCAGATGAGGCATAGTGCGGGAGATTTCGTGGCGCGGTGACGGGGCTGGTGAGCGTGCCGCCGATTGCTTCGCGGAGGGTAACTGCCACGGAGGGTAGCGGCGTGGCGCATGTGTAGGACAGCTGCCGCGCTTCGGCCCAGGTAGGCGCATGCCGCCGGACATGGGTGGTGCCGGGGGCGACTCTTTCTTGGGTGAGCATGGTTCTTCGCTTCCTGGGGTAGTGCTGCTGTTCCAACGCAGATACCGGGGACTGCACGGCCTTCCCGTAATGCGTGCCGCGCAGTCCCCGGTATCAGTTGATGCGTACTGTATTAACCCTTCACGTAGCCGTTGGGGTTCAGCACGAACTTTGTTGCCGATCCGGCGTCGAACTCGGCGTAGCCGCGCGGAGCGTCCTCGAGCGGGATGGCCTTGGCGTTGACGGCCTTGGCGATCTGGACCTTGTCATGGAGGATGGCCATCATCAGCTGGCGGTTGTACTTCATGACGGGGCACTGGCCGGTGGTGAAGGACAGGGACTTTGCCCAGCCGGTACCGAGGGACAGTGAGAGGGAGCCGTGCTTGGCTGCCTCGTCGATTCCACCCGGATCGCCAGTGACGTAGAGGCCCGGGATGCCCAGGGAGCCGCCGGCGGCGGTGATGTCCATGAGGGAGTTCAGCACGGTCGCCGGAGCCTCGTGGGAGGCATCCTTGCCGTGGCCGCGGGCTTCGAAACCAACAGCGTCCACGCCGCAATCCACTTCCGGAACTCCAAGGATCTGTGCGATCTGCTCCTTGGGATCGCCGTTGGAGACGTTGACGGTTTCGCAGCCGAAGGATCGCGCCTGCGCCAGCCGGTCCTCGTTCATGTCGCCCACAATCACGACGGCGGCGCCAAGCAACTGGGCGCCGACGGCGGCGGCAAGGCCCACAGGCCCGGCACCAGCGATGTAAACCGTGGATCCTACGCCCACGCCGGCAGTAACCGCGCCGTGGAAGCCGGTGGGGAAAATGTCCGAGAGCATGGTCAAGTCCATGATCTTTTCCAGGGCCTGATCGCGGTCCGGGAAGCGCAGCAGGTTCCAGTCAGCGTAGGGAACCAGCACGAACTCTGCTTGTCCGCCTACCCATCCGCCCATGTCAACGTAGCCGTAGGCGCTGCCGGGGCGGTCGGGGTTGACGTTGAGGCAAATGCCGGTCTTCTGTTCCTTACAGTTCCGGCAGCGGCCACAGGAGATGTTGAACGGCACGGAGACGATGTCGCCTACCTTGATGAACTCGACGTCGGGTCCCACCTCCACCACCTCGCCGGTGATTTCGTGGCCGAGGACCAGGTCCTTCGGAGCCGTGGTGCGGCCGCGGACCATGTGCTGGTCCGAACCGCAGATGTTGGTGGTCACCGTCCGGAGGATCGCGCCGTGCGGTACTTTCCTTCCGACGTTGGCAGGGTTGACGCCTGGTCCGTCTTTGAGCTCAAACGTTGGGTAGTCAGTGTCGATGATCTCAACGACACCGGGTTCCTTGTAGGCGACTGCTCTGTTTCCTGACATGGTCACTCCCTATTCTTTGGCTGTTACTGACATTGCTGCCCAATGGACCGAAAACGGTGCTTCGATGAGGAAATACCTCCCCAGGTTTCAGGCACCGAAGCACCAATTACGGCCCACCGGACGGGTAAAAAACTGACAAGTGGAAAATCTGCTCTGGATCTACGCTTTCTCCAGCCGGATGATCACCGACTTCGAGGTGGGTGTTCCACTGGTATCGGCCACGGAATCCAAGGGCACCAGGACGTTTGTTTCCGGGTAGTAGGCGGCGGCGCACCCTTTCGGCGTCGAATAGGACACGATGCGGAAGTTCTCGGCCCGCCGGTCCGTCCCTTGGAACTCGGAAATCAGGTGGACCATGTCGCCGTCGGAGAATCCCAGCTCGGTGATGTCGTCGGCGTTGATGAGCACCACGCGCCGGCCACCATGGATGCCGCGGTAGCGGTCGTCCTTGCCGTAGATGGTGGTGTTGTACTGGTCATGTGAGCGCAGGGTCTGCAGGACCAGCCGGCCGGGCGGGATCTTGATGAACTCCAGCTCGTTGCCCGTGAAGTGTGCTTTCCCGGATGCGGTGTGGAACTTCCTGGCGTCGCGCGGTGGGTGTGGCAGCACGAAGCCGCCGGGGTGCTGGATGCGTGCTTCAAAGTCCTCAAAACCATCGAAGACGGCCTCAATGTGCTTCCGGATCAGGGTGTAGTCGTCCCGCATGGCCAGCCAGGATGCCTGGGGCGTGTTGGGCAGGTGCCCGTGACCGTCCGTAAACAACCTGTCCGCGAGATTGCAGACGATCGCCACTTCCGAGTGGAGGTGGTCGCTTGCAGGTTTGAGGCGTCCCCGTGAGGCGTGGACGGCGCTCATGGAGTCCTCCACGGTGACCCGCTGGTCGCCCGTGCGTTGCGTGTCCTTCTCGGTGCGGCCGAGGGTGGGCAGGATCAAAGCCCGCCGACCCGTGGACAGGTGTGAGTGATTCAGCTTGGTGGAGATCTGCACGCTCAGGCCAGTGTTGGCCAGGGCCTGCTCGGTAACCTCTGAATCGGGGGCGGCCCGCACGAAGTTGCCGCCCATCCCCATGAAGAAACGGACTTTCCCGTCGCGCATGGCGCGGATGGCTGCCACGGTGTCGTAGCCATGCTCCCGGGGAGAGCGGAACCCGAATTCCTGGTCCAGCCGGTCATGGAACGTCGGAGGCATCTTCTCGAAGATGCCCATGGTGCGGTCGCCTTGAACGTTCGAGTGCCCGCGCACGGGGCACACGCCGGCGCCGGGCTTGCCGATATTGCCCTGGAGCAGGAGAACGTTGACCACATCGCGGAGGGTGGGGACGGAATGTTTGTGCTGGGTCAGTCCCATGGCCCAGCACACGATGGTGGCGCTGGAGGCGAGCAAGCGCTCACCCGTCGCATGGATCTGCTCCAGGGTCAGGCCGGTTGCCTCCACAATGTCATCCCACTCCACCTTCTCCAGGTAGCGCAGGTAGTCATCGAGACCCACGGTGTGGTTGTTGATGAAGTGGTGATCCAGCACGGTGTCCAGGCCCGGAGTGTTCCGTCCCGCAGCTTCGGCCTCCAGAAGGTATTTGCCCAGTCCTTGGAACAGGGCTTGGTCTCCACCGGCACGGATCTGCAGGAAGTCGTCCGTCAGCTGGGTCCCTTGAATCATTCCGGCCAGGTGCTGGGGGTTTTCAAAGTGCAGGAGCCCGGCTTCGGGAAGCGGGTTGACGGACACGATGATCGCGCCGTTCTTCTTGGCCTTTTCCAAGGCGCTGAGCATGCGCGGGTGGTTGGTGCCGGGGTTCTGTCCAGCGACGAAGATCAGTGACGCCGTCTCCAGGTCCGTCAGGCTGACGGAACCCTTGCCGATGCCAATGGTTTCCACCAGTGCGGAGCCGGAGGATTCGTGGCACATGTTGGAGCAGTCCGGGAGGTTGTTGGTGCCCAGGCCGCGAACCAAGAGCTGGTACACGAACGCGGCTTCATTGGAGGTCCGGCCGGAGGTGTAGAAAACCGCTTCGTCCGGGTGTTCCATGGCCCGCAACTCTTCGGCCATGAGGTCATAGGCATCTTCCCACTCAATGGTCCTGTAGTGAGTAGCGCCTTCATCGAGGAACATCGGGTGGGTGATCCGGCCTTGCTGGCCCAGCCAGAAATCATCGCGGGTTTTGAGCTCAGCAACGGAATGGTGGGCAAAGAACTCCGGCGTGACGCGGCGGCGGGTGCCTTCCTCAGCCACTGCCTTGGCGCCGTTCTCGCAGAACTCTGCCGCATTACGCTTTTCATGCTCGGGCCAGGCGCATCCCATGCAGTCGAACCCGTCCAGCTGATTCACAGCTAGAAGGGTCTGAACGCTTCGCAGCGGTCCCATCTGTTCCAGCGAAATTTTCAGGGCGTTGGCAACAGCTGGGATGCCAACGGCCTTGGTCTTGGGTTTGGTGACGGTCAGCTTTGACTCGTCAATGTTCTCGCGTGGAGCTTTGGAATGCATGGGAACCCCTTCAGATCCGGGAAGTGGAAGCGGCCAGCAACCCGCTGTGGGACTGCTGCCGGGCGGCTTCCACAGTGTGCAGGAGCAGGAGCGCGGTGGTCACTGATCCCACCCCGCCCGGGACCGGACTCAGCCCGGCCGCCACGCCGGTGACACTGGCCTCGTCAACGTCTCCCACCAGGGAACCGTCGGCCAGGACGTTCGTGCCGACGTCGATCACCACAGTCTTCTCCGAGACGTGATTCCCGGTCAAGAGCCCGGTCCGCCCAGCAGCAACAACCACGACGTCGGCGGGCCGGGTGTAGTGTTCCAGCGCCCCGGATTTGGAATGGCAGACGGTGACGGTCGCGTCTTTCGCGAGGAGCAGCAAAGACAGCGGCTTGCCCACCACGGCGGAACGCCCGACGACGGCCACGTTCCGTCCCGCTACCGGGATCTGGAAGTGGTCCAGCAGTTCCACCACTGCCCGGGCGGTAGCGGGGGCGAAGGCGGGCTGTCCCACAGCCAAGCGACCGAGACTGAGGGGATTGGCGCCGTCGATATCTTTATCCGGGGCGATGAGCCCCACCAGCCGGTCAGGTCGCACGGCAGCGGGCAGGGGAGTCTGCAGGATGATGCCGTGAACGGTGGGTTCGGCGCTGAGGTCCGTAAGGACATTGGCCAGGACCTGCTCGGTGGCGTCGTGGCCAAGATCGACTATCCTGCAGCCGATGCCTGCCCGCCCGGCTGCACGTTCAATGGACCGAACGTACCAGTGTGTGGACTCATCGTCCGTTGCCACAACAACAGCCAGCACCGGGTGGAGGCCCTCATCGTCCAGGAGGGTTGACTCCTGCTGGGCCCGCTGCTGGATGAGGGCAGCGAGCGGCTTGCCGGAAAGTACTTCGGTGTTCCCTTGCACTGCGGTCATGAGAGGATCCTTTCGCGGACGCGCTTCGCCAAGGCATCTGCCGCCAGCACCACCTTTTCCTCAATCCCGTCCGTCTGTTCTGCCAGGCGGGAGCGGGCTTGGCCGTGTTTAATGGCCACGACGTTGATGTCGATGTTGACCCGGGCCGTGGTTGCAGCTGCGCGTGCTGCGTCCGCGGCAGCCGCGACGTCGCTGATGACGTTGGGGTTGGCCACATCAAAGAGTTCGGTGGCAAGGTCCACCACTTCACCGGCAACGTTGATCAACTGCGCGGGAGTGTGGGCCGCCTGGACCAGCGCTTCCTGGATGGCAGCAGACTTTATTGCCTTAAGTTCATCGCTGTCTGACGCGAGCTTGTAGGAGTCGATGACGGACTGGAAAGCGTGCTCATCGGCGTCCGCCAGGCGCAAGGACTCCACCATCAGGTGGTCGGCGGCGCTGGTGATCCGGTTGACCAGAGCGGCGTGTTCCTCATACTTTGCGCCGGTGGTGTATCTGGCCACCATGGCTACCAAAGCGGCACCTTGGGCGGCATGCAGGGCTGCGGCCGCGCCCCCACCGGGGGTGGGCTGGCGTGAGGCAAGCCTGGAGAGGTAATCGTTGATGGCTTCTGAACTGATCATGGATTAGCCCCGGAGCCGGCTCATGGTGGGGTCGTACAGCGGATCTTCGGTGACGGTTGCCTGGATGCGGCGGCCGAAGTATTCGATTTCCACGGAGTCCCCCAAGGACACTGCAGAGGGCAGGTAGGCGTAGGCGATCGGCTTGCGGACCGAGTAGCCGTAGGCGGCGCTGGTCACATAACCCACGGCCTGGTCCTTGTAGAACACCGGTTCCTTGCCCAGCACCAGGCTCCTGCCGTCGTCGACGGTCAAGCAGCGCAAGCGGCGGGCTGAGCCTTCCTCGGTGCGGCCTTCCAAAGCGGCCTTACCGACGAAGTTTTCCTTGGTCATTTTTACGGCAAACCCGAGGCCCGCTTCGTAAGGATCGTGCTCGGTGGTCATGTCCGAGCCCCAGGAACGGTAGCCCTTTTCCAGTCGCAGCGAGCTGAACGCGGCACGGCCTGCGGCAATGACGCCGAACGGCTGGCCGGCCTTCCACAGGGCGTCCCAGAGGCGCTGCCCGTTGTCTGCGCTGGTGTAGAGCTCCCAGCCGAGTTCGCCCACGTAGGAAAGGCGCATCGCAGTGACGGTGACCCCTCCGATGGTGACCTTCTTGGAACGGAAGTACTTCAGGCCGTCGTTGCTGAAGTCGTCGCTGCTGACGGTGCTGATGAGGTCGCGGGCCAACGGACCCCACAGGCCGATGCAGCAGGTGCCGCCAGTGGTGTCACGCACCTGGACCCAGTCGCCGGCGTCGCCGTTCTCCGTTTGGTGCCGTGCTGCCCGCTCGAAGTAGGCGGTGTCCATGTTGCCGTTGGCGCCCAGCTGGAAGGTGTCTTCGCTGAGGCGGGCCACCGTGATGTCACTTCGAATGCCGCCGGCCTCGTCCAGAAGGAGCGTGTACGTGACCGCGCCGGGCTTCTTGGACATGTCACCGGTGGTCAGTTCCTGTAGCAACTTCACGGCTCCCGGGCCGGAGATCTCGAGGCGCTTCAGTGGCGTCATGTCATACATGGCAACGGCTGTGCGGGTTTTCCAGGCTTCAGCTGCGGCAATGGGCGAGCTGAACATTCCGGACCAGGCGTCACGGGCCGGGGGCTGCCAATCGTCCGGCATTTCCTTGAGGAGTTCAGCGTTGGCTTCGAACCAGTACGGACGTTCCCAGCCGGCGCCTTCCAGGAAGTAGCCGCCCAGCTGCTTGTGGCGGGCGTGGAAGGGGCTGACGCGAAGATTGCGGGGGGAGAGCTTGGGCTGGAGCGGATGCATCACATCGTAGATTTCCACGAAGTTCTGCTGGGACGTTTCGCTGACATATTCGGGGGTCAGCTGAACCTCTTCGAAACGGTGGATGTCGCAGTCTCCCAGATCAATCTGAGACTTTCCGTCCACCAGCAGTTCGGCCACAGCGCGGGCAATGCCGGCGGAGTGGGTCACCCACACGGCCTCTGCAACGAAGAACCCGTCCACTTCCTTGGACTCGCCCACCAGTGAGCCACCGTCCGGGGTGAAGGAGAAGATGCCGTTGAAACCATCCTCGATTTCACTTTCGCGCAGTGCCGGCAGGATCTGCTTGGTGGCCTCCCACGCAGGAAGGAAGTCCTCCAGCGTGAAGTCCAGGCGGGAGGGCATATTGTGTTCGCTGATGCTGCTGGGCTCGTAGCTACCCAGCTCGTCAAGGTCCACGGGCATGGGGCGGTGAGCGTAAGAGCCAATGCCGTAGCGCTCGCCGTGCTCGCGGTAGTAAAGGTCCTGGTCCTGGTGACGCAGGATGGGCAGCTGGGCGCCGTTGGGCAGTTCGTTCTTGCCCTTCTGGGCGGGAACCGGCGTCGTTTTTACATACTGGTGAGCCAGCGGGAGGAGCGGAACGGACATTCCGATCAGCTCGCCCACCTTGGCGCCCCAGAAACCGGCGCAGGAAACCACGATGTCCGCGGGGATCACGCCGTCGGCGGTTTCGACGCCGGTCACGCGGCGGTTGGTCTGCTCAATTCCGGTGACCTCGGTGTTGCCGATGTACTTCACCCCGGCAGCTTCGGTGCGCTTGATCAGCAGCTGCACGGCACGGGCTGCAAGCGCCAGGCCATCGGTGGGGACGTGCAGGCCACCGAGGATGTCTTCCTCGTTGATCAGCGGGTAGAGCGCCTTGCACTCCTCGCGGGAGAGGATCTTGCCGTCGATGCCCCATGACAGTGCGTAGCCGAGCTTGCGCTTCAGGTCAGCCAGGCGGGTCTCCGTGGTGGCTACTTCCAGTCCACCCACCTGGTTGAAGCAGCTCTGGCCATCCTCCGTGAGGGACAGGAGCTTTTC
The sequence above is a segment of the Arthrobacter sp. StoSoilB22 genome. Coding sequences within it:
- a CDS encoding cyclodeaminase/cyclohydrolase family protein, translated to MISSEAINDYLSRLASRQPTPGGGAAAALHAAQGAALVAMVARYTTGAKYEEHAALVNRITSAADHLMVESLRLADADEHAFQSVIDSYKLASDSDELKAIKSAAIQEALVQAAHTPAQLINVAGEVVDLATELFDVANPNVISDVAAAADAARAAATTARVNIDINVVAIKHGQARSRLAEQTDGIEEKVVLAADALAKRVRERILS
- a CDS encoding FdhF/YdeP family oxidoreductase translates to MHSKAPRENIDESKLTVTKPKTKAVGIPAVANALKISLEQMGPLRSVQTLLAVNQLDGFDCMGCAWPEHEKRNAAEFCENGAKAVAEEGTRRRVTPEFFAHHSVAELKTRDDFWLGQQGRITHPMFLDEGATHYRTIEWEDAYDLMAEELRAMEHPDEAVFYTSGRTSNEAAFVYQLLVRGLGTNNLPDCSNMCHESSGSALVETIGIGKGSVSLTDLETASLIFVAGQNPGTNHPRMLSALEKAKKNGAIIVSVNPLPEAGLLHFENPQHLAGMIQGTQLTDDFLQIRAGGDQALFQGLGKYLLEAEAAGRNTPGLDTVLDHHFINNHTVGLDDYLRYLEKVEWDDIVEATGLTLEQIHATGERLLASSATIVCWAMGLTQHKHSVPTLRDVVNVLLLQGNIGKPGAGVCPVRGHSNVQGDRTMGIFEKMPPTFHDRLDQEFGFRSPREHGYDTVAAIRAMRDGKVRFFMGMGGNFVRAAPDSEVTEQALANTGLSVQISTKLNHSHLSTGRRALILPTLGRTEKDTQRTGDQRVTVEDSMSAVHASRGRLKPASDHLHSEVAIVCNLADRLFTDGHGHLPNTPQASWLAMRDDYTLIRKHIEAVFDGFEDFEARIQHPGGFVLPHPPRDARKFHTASGKAHFTGNELEFIKIPPGRLVLQTLRSHDQYNTTIYGKDDRYRGIHGGRRVVLINADDITELGFSDGDMVHLISEFQGTDRRAENFRIVSYSTPKGCAAAYYPETNVLVPLDSVADTSGTPTSKSVIIRLEKA
- the fdhA gene encoding formaldehyde dehydrogenase, glutathione-independent; this encodes MSGNRAVAYKEPGVVEIIDTDYPTFELKDGPGVNPANVGRKVPHGAILRTVTTNICGSDQHMVRGRTTAPKDLVLGHEITGEVVEVGPDVEFIKVGDIVSVPFNISCGRCRNCKEQKTGICLNVNPDRPGSAYGYVDMGGWVGGQAEFVLVPYADWNLLRFPDRDQALEKIMDLTMLSDIFPTGFHGAVTAGVGVGSTVYIAGAGPVGLAAAVGAQLLGAAVVIVGDMNEDRLAQARSFGCETVNVSNGDPKEQIAQILGVPEVDCGVDAVGFEARGHGKDASHEAPATVLNSLMDITAAGGSLGIPGLYVTGDPGGIDEAAKHGSLSLSLGTGWAKSLSFTTGQCPVMKYNRQLMMAILHDKVQIAKAVNAKAIPLEDAPRGYAEFDAGSATKFVLNPNGYVKG
- a CDS encoding FAD-dependent oxidoreductase encodes the protein MASTPRIVIIGAGIVGTNLADELVTRGWNNITVLDQGPLNMPGGSTSHAPGLVFQTNPSKSMALFAKYTVEKLLSLTEDGQSCFNQVGGLEVATTETRLADLKRKLGYALSWGIDGKILSREECKALYPLINEEDILGGLHVPTDGLALAARAVQLLIKRTEAAGVKYIGNTEVTGIEQTNRRVTGVETADGVIPADIVVSCAGFWGAKVGELIGMSVPLLPLAHQYVKTTPVPAQKGKNELPNGAQLPILRHQDQDLYYREHGERYGIGSYAHRPMPVDLDELGSYEPSSISEHNMPSRLDFTLEDFLPAWEATKQILPALRESEIEDGFNGIFSFTPDGGSLVGESKEVDGFFVAEAVWVTHSAGIARAVAELLVDGKSQIDLGDCDIHRFEEVQLTPEYVSETSQQNFVEIYDVMHPLQPKLSPRNLRVSPFHARHKQLGGYFLEGAGWERPYWFEANAELLKEMPDDWQPPARDAWSGMFSSPIAAAEAWKTRTAVAMYDMTPLKRLEISGPGAVKLLQELTTGDMSKKPGAVTYTLLLDEAGGIRSDITVARLSEDTFQLGANGNMDTAYFERAARHQTENGDAGDWVQVRDTTGGTCCIGLWGPLARDLISTVSSDDFSNDGLKYFRSKKVTIGGVTVTAMRLSYVGELGWELYTSADNGQRLWDALWKAGQPFGVIAAGRAAFSSLRLEKGYRSWGSDMTTEHDPYEAGLGFAVKMTKENFVGKAALEGRTEEGSARRLRCLTVDDGRSLVLGKEPVFYKDQAVGYVTSAAYGYSVRKPIAYAYLPSAVSLGDSVEIEYFGRRIQATVTEDPLYDPTMSRLRG
- a CDS encoding molybdopterin molybdotransferase MoeA, which produces MLTQERVAPGTTHVRRHAPTWAEARQLSYTCATPLPSVAVTLREAIGGTLTSPVTAPRNLPHYASSAMDGWAINGGGPWKLTTPGGPLAAGQASAIATGGLVPAGATSILRKESGRVSDAGHLTLRPDSTPDETLPGRHIRPAGEEATTGDVLIHAGTLLNPAHIALAAVAGHDHVRIQRKPRVAVVLTGSEVVTSGEPAPGQVRDAFGPQLDTVISQLGGEPRGQQRIGDSYDEWMAALSGAPEGSVPDAERPDVTITTGGTGKSGTDHFRDAVAALGGRLLLDGIAMRPGHPAVLAELPDGRFIIGLPGNPLAAMMALMTLGEPLLAALGNRPLTEASPMTSGADIEPDPRRTRLIPCTVVHDLVFPASHTGPGMMRGLAWAHGYMAVPPEGVAAGAPVPVLPLPWT
- a CDS encoding bifunctional 5,10-methylenetetrahydrofolate dehydrogenase/5,10-methenyltetrahydrofolate cyclohydrolase yields the protein MTAVQGNTEVLSGKPLAALIQQRAQQESTLLDDEGLHPVLAVVVATDDESTHWYVRSIERAAGRAGIGCRIVDLGHDATEQVLANVLTDLSAEPTVHGIILQTPLPAAVRPDRLVGLIAPDKDIDGANPLSLGRLAVGQPAFAPATARAVVELLDHFQIPVAGRNVAVVGRSAVVGKPLSLLLLAKDATVTVCHSKSGALEHYTRPADVVVVAAGRTGLLTGNHVSEKTVVIDVGTNVLADGSLVGDVDEASVTGVAAGLSPVPGGVGSVTTALLLLHTVEAARQQSHSGLLAASTSRI